In Trifolium pratense cultivar HEN17-A07 linkage group LG7, ARS_RC_1.1, whole genome shotgun sequence, a genomic segment contains:
- the LOC123899222 gene encoding protein RADIALIS-like 6: MASTSLSKHKPCDSIWTPKQNKLFEKALAKYDKDTPDRWQNVAKAVGGKSVEEVKRHYELLLEDLKHIESGHVPIPNYKV, translated from the coding sequence ATGGCTTCAACTTCACTTAGCAAACACAAGCCTTGTGATTCAATTTGGacaccaaaacaaaacaagttGTTTGAAAAAGCACTTGCAAAATATGACAAGGATACTCCTGACCGTTGGCAAAATGTAGCAAAAGCAGTTGGTGGTAAATCAGTTGAGGAAGTTAAGAGACACTATGAGTTACTCTTGGAGGATCTTAAACATATTGAGTCTGGTCATGTTCCAATTCCAAACTATAAAGTGTAG
- the LOC123899221 gene encoding glycine-rich RNA-binding protein 7-like isoform X2: MKDAIEGMNGQDLDGRNITVNEAQNRGSGGGGGGGGYRGGGGGGYSGGGGGYSGGGGGGYNRGGGGGGYGGRREGGGGGYGGGGGGYGGGGGGYGGGRREGGGGGGGYGDGGSRYSRGGGGGGSDGGNWRS; encoded by the coding sequence ATGAAAGATGCGATTGAAGGGATGAACGGTCAGGATCTTGATGGACGTAACATCACTGTGAACGAGGCTCAAAACCGTGGAAGTGGAGGCGGTGGTGGAGGAGGTGGATACCGTGGTGGCGGTGGTGGAGGTtatagtggtggtggtggaggttaTAGTGGAGGAGGCGGTGGAGGTTACAACCGTGGTGGAGGAGGTGGAGGTTATGGTGGTCGTCGTGAAGGAGGAGGAGGTGGATAtggtggaggaggaggtggatatggtggtggaggtggaggATATGGTGGTGGCCGTCGTGAaggaggaggaggtggtggtggttatGGAGATGGTGGTTCCAGATACTCaagaggtggtggtggtggtggttctgATGGTGGAAACTGGAGGAGTTAG
- the LOC123899221 gene encoding glycine-rich RNA-binding protein-like isoform X1 has protein sequence MAEVEYRCFVGGLAWATDSVALEKAFSTFGEIVESKVITDRETGRSRGFGFVTFASEQSMKDAIEGMNGQDLDGRNITVNEAQNRGSGGGGGGGGYRGGGGGGYSGGGGGYSGGGGGGYNRGGGGGGYGGRREGGGGGYGGGGGGYGGGGGGYGGGRREGGGGGGGYGDGGSRYSRGGGGGGSDGGNWRS, from the exons ATGGCAGAAGTTGAATACCGATGCTTTGTTGGTGGACTTGCCTGGGCCACTGACAGTGTCGCTCTCGAGAAAGCCTTTTCAACGTTTGGCGAAATCGTCGAATCGAAG GTTATTACCGATCGTGAAACTGGAAGATCGAGAGGATTTGGATTTGTCACGTTCGCGTCTGAGCAATCGATGAAAGATGCGATTGAAGGGATGAACGGTCAGGATCTTGATGGACGTAACATCACTGTGAACGAGGCTCAAAACCGTGGAAGTGGAGGCGGTGGTGGAGGAGGTGGATACCGTGGTGGCGGTGGTGGAGGTtatagtggtggtggtggaggttaTAGTGGAGGAGGCGGTGGAGGTTACAACCGTGGTGGAGGAGGTGGAGGTTATGGTGGTCGTCGTGAAGGAGGAGGAGGTGGATAtggtggaggaggaggtggatatggtggtggaggtggaggATATGGTGGTGGCCGTCGTGAaggaggaggaggtggtggtggttatGGAGATGGTGGTTCCAGATACTCaagaggtggtggtggtggtggttctgATGGTGGAAACTGGAGGAGTTAG